The following proteins come from a genomic window of Gordonia westfalica:
- the secG gene encoding preprotein translocase subunit SecG, with protein sequence MQGALDIGLIVTSVLLIVLVLLHRGKGGGLSSLFGGGVQSSLSGSSVVERNLDRLTIFVGLIWVIFIVGVGVDIKLS encoded by the coding sequence GTGCAAGGTGCACTCGACATCGGATTGATCGTGACCAGCGTGCTGCTGATCGTGCTCGTCCTGCTGCACCGCGGCAAGGGTGGCGGTCTGTCGTCGCTGTTCGGCGGCGGTGTCCAGTCCAGTCTGTCGGGTTCGAGCGTCGTCGAACGCAACCTCGACCGGCTGACGATCTTCGTCGGCCTCATCTGGGTGATCTTCATCGTCGGCGTGGGCGTCGACATCAAGCTTTCCTGA
- the ppc gene encoding phosphoenolpyruvate carboxylase gives MSETAPAKGAPASRPSISIVDHIVVDDEGRALTEPLREDIRLLGGILGEVVAEHSGTDVFDLVESARVAAFGVRRNEIDRNELADMFVDLDVSTAVPVIRAFSHFALLANLAEDIHRERRRAIHVRAGDPPQKSSLAATYRQLADAGLGDDEVGKALADANVVPVITAHPTETRRRTVFEAQNRITELMRFRGRTELTPDEDAEVTEAIRRQILTLWQTALIRLERLTIQDEIRSGLRYYDASFFDVVPAINTSVRAALRSAYPDAGLADEPMIRMGSWIGGDRDGNPFVTAEVVTLATTLAAETAVGHHLAELENLAQELSMSARLITGTEPLLDLAEADADDPGVDEPFRLALRHIRSRLAATANGMFDEDFLSSSDLFLIDGKPPYADAAELLADLDVIDAALRANKDDSIADDRLLALRESVRTFGFHLSGLDMRQNSDMHEEVVAELLAWAGVHADYASLDEEARVEILSAELQARRPLTSPDAELSELATKELGIVRAGAKAVATFGPEAVPNYIISMCTSVSDMLEALILLKEAGLFDPGVAGENAPQCTVRVVPLFETIEDLQQGATTLLAVLDVPFYRALVESQNGMQEIMLGYSDSNKDGGYMAANWALYRAELDLVEAASRSGIRLRLFHGRGGTVGRGGGPSYDAILAQPPGAVQGSLRITEQGEIIAAKYAEPVTARRNLETLLAATIESSLLDVEGLGDESESAYEIMDDIAAKARAAYSRLVHETPGFVEYFTTSTPLSEIGALNIGSRPASRKQTEKITDLRAIPWVLSWTQSRVMLPGWYGTGSAFEEWVADDPARLEALQRYYEKWPFFRTVMSNMAQVLAKSDMGLAHRYAQLVPDEELREKVFGMIVDEHERTIAMCAKITGTDDLLHDNAALKRSVYNRFPYLEPLNLLQVELLRRFRAGEDTPLVRRGIQLTMNGLATALRNSG, from the coding sequence ATGAGTGAAACCGCCCCCGCCAAGGGAGCCCCGGCATCTCGTCCGTCCATCTCGATCGTCGATCACATCGTCGTCGACGACGAGGGCCGTGCACTCACCGAACCATTACGCGAGGACATCCGTCTGCTCGGCGGCATCCTCGGTGAGGTCGTCGCCGAACATTCCGGCACCGACGTCTTCGACCTCGTCGAATCCGCTCGGGTGGCCGCTTTCGGCGTGCGCCGCAACGAGATCGATCGCAACGAACTCGCGGACATGTTCGTCGACCTCGACGTCTCCACCGCGGTTCCGGTCATCCGCGCCTTCAGCCATTTCGCGTTGCTGGCGAACCTGGCCGAGGACATCCACCGCGAACGTCGACGCGCGATCCATGTGCGGGCCGGTGATCCGCCCCAGAAGTCCAGCCTCGCCGCGACGTACCGGCAACTCGCCGACGCCGGACTCGGCGACGACGAGGTCGGCAAGGCACTCGCCGACGCGAACGTCGTCCCGGTCATCACCGCACATCCCACCGAGACGCGGCGTCGTACCGTGTTCGAGGCGCAGAACCGCATCACCGAGCTGATGCGCTTCCGCGGACGCACCGAACTCACCCCCGACGAGGACGCCGAGGTCACCGAGGCGATCCGGCGTCAGATCCTCACGCTGTGGCAGACCGCGCTCATCCGCCTCGAACGACTCACCATTCAGGACGAGATCCGTTCGGGCCTGCGCTATTACGACGCCTCGTTCTTCGACGTGGTGCCGGCCATCAACACCTCGGTCCGTGCCGCACTGCGGTCGGCGTACCCCGACGCCGGTCTCGCCGACGAGCCGATGATCCGCATGGGGTCCTGGATCGGCGGCGACCGCGACGGCAACCCGTTCGTGACCGCCGAGGTCGTCACCCTGGCCACCACGCTGGCCGCCGAGACGGCGGTGGGGCACCACCTCGCCGAACTCGAGAACCTGGCCCAGGAACTGAGCATGTCGGCGCGACTGATCACCGGCACCGAGCCGTTGCTCGACCTCGCCGAGGCCGACGCCGACGACCCGGGCGTCGACGAGCCGTTCCGACTCGCGTTGCGGCACATCCGCTCCCGCCTCGCGGCAACAGCCAACGGCATGTTCGACGAGGACTTCCTCTCCTCGAGTGATCTCTTTCTCATCGACGGCAAACCGCCCTACGCCGACGCCGCCGAGCTTCTCGCCGACCTGGACGTCATCGATGCCGCCCTGCGCGCCAACAAAGACGACTCCATCGCCGACGACCGACTCCTCGCCCTGCGGGAATCGGTGCGGACCTTCGGATTCCACCTGTCCGGACTCGACATGCGGCAGAACTCCGACATGCACGAGGAGGTCGTCGCCGAACTCCTGGCCTGGGCGGGTGTGCACGCCGACTACGCCTCGCTGGACGAGGAGGCGCGCGTCGAGATCCTGTCCGCCGAACTGCAGGCACGACGCCCGCTGACCAGTCCCGACGCAGAGCTGAGCGAGCTCGCGACCAAGGAACTCGGCATCGTGCGGGCCGGCGCGAAGGCCGTCGCGACCTTCGGCCCGGAGGCCGTGCCCAACTACATCATCAGCATGTGCACCTCGGTCAGCGACATGCTCGAGGCCCTGATCCTGCTGAAGGAGGCCGGTCTCTTCGATCCCGGCGTCGCCGGTGAGAACGCGCCGCAGTGCACCGTCCGCGTCGTGCCGCTGTTCGAGACCATCGAGGATCTGCAGCAGGGCGCCACGACGCTGCTCGCCGTCCTCGACGTGCCGTTCTACCGCGCTCTGGTGGAGTCCCAGAACGGCATGCAGGAGATCATGCTCGGCTACTCCGACTCCAACAAGGACGGCGGCTACATGGCCGCCAACTGGGCGCTGTACCGCGCCGAACTCGATCTCGTGGAGGCGGCGTCCCGGTCGGGAATCCGGTTGCGACTGTTCCACGGTCGCGGTGGAACGGTCGGCCGCGGCGGCGGCCCCAGCTACGACGCGATCCTCGCTCAGCCGCCCGGTGCGGTACAGGGTTCACTGCGGATCACCGAGCAGGGCGAGATCATCGCCGCCAAGTACGCCGAACCGGTCACCGCGCGCCGCAACCTCGAGACACTGCTCGCCGCGACCATCGAGTCGTCACTGCTCGACGTCGAAGGCCTCGGCGACGAATCGGAGTCGGCCTACGAGATCATGGACGACATCGCCGCCAAGGCGCGTGCGGCGTACAGCCGGCTGGTCCACGAGACTCCGGGTTTCGTCGAATACTTCACCACGTCGACGCCGCTGTCGGAGATCGGCGCCCTCAACATCGGCAGCCGCCCGGCATCGCGCAAGCAGACCGAGAAGATCACCGATCTCCGCGCGATCCCGTGGGTCTTGTCCTGGACGCAGTCGCGGGTGATGCTGCCTGGTTGGTACGGCACGGGTTCCGCATTCGAGGAGTGGGTGGCCGACGACCCGGCTCGCCTGGAGGCGTTGCAGCGCTACTACGAGAAGTGGCCGTTCTTCCGCACCGTCATGTCCAACATGGCCCAGGTCCTGGCGAAGTCCGACATGGGTCTGGCCCACCGCTACGCACAGCTCGTACCCGACGAGGAACTGCGCGAGAAGGTGTTCGGCATGATCGTCGACGAGCACGAGCGCACCATCGCGATGTGCGCGAAGATCACCGGCACCGACGACCTGCTGCACGACAACGCCGCCCTGAAACGTTCGGTCTACAACCGGTTCCCGTACCTCGAGCCGCTCAACCTGCTGCAGGTGGAGTTGCTGCGCCGGTTCCGTGCGGGGGAGGACACCCCGCTGGTGCGTCGCGGTATCCAGCTGACCATGAACGGTCTGGCGACGGCGCTGCGGAACTCGGGCTAA
- the tpiA gene encoding triose-phosphate isomerase, protein MATRKPLIAGNWKMNLNHLEAIALVQKIAFALPAKYFDKVDVTVIPPFTDIRSVQTVVDGDKLLLTYGAQDLSAHDSGAYTGEISGAFLAKLGCTFVVVGHSERRTLHGETDEIVLAKTKAALKHELTPIVCIGEGLDIREAGEHVSYNVAQLKGSLAGLSAAEIAKTVIAYEPVWAIGTGRVASAADAQEVCKAIRETLAEIADAETAASVRILYGGSVNAKNVGDIVGQTDVDGALVGGASLKSDEFATLSAIAAGGPLP, encoded by the coding sequence ATGGCCACGCGCAAGCCGCTCATCGCGGGCAACTGGAAGATGAACCTGAACCACCTCGAGGCCATCGCGCTGGTTCAGAAGATCGCCTTCGCACTGCCGGCGAAGTACTTCGACAAGGTCGACGTGACGGTCATCCCGCCGTTCACCGACATCCGCAGCGTGCAGACCGTCGTCGACGGTGACAAGCTCCTGCTCACCTACGGTGCACAGGACCTGTCGGCGCACGACTCGGGCGCCTACACCGGCGAGATCAGCGGTGCCTTCCTCGCGAAGCTCGGCTGCACCTTCGTCGTCGTCGGCCACTCCGAGCGTCGCACCCTGCACGGTGAGACCGACGAGATCGTCCTGGCGAAGACCAAGGCGGCGCTCAAGCACGAGCTCACCCCGATCGTGTGCATCGGTGAGGGCCTCGACATCCGTGAGGCCGGCGAGCACGTGTCGTACAACGTGGCGCAGCTCAAGGGTTCCCTCGCAGGCCTGTCGGCGGCGGAGATCGCCAAGACGGTCATCGCCTACGAGCCGGTCTGGGCCATCGGCACCGGCCGGGTGGCCAGTGCCGCCGACGCCCAGGAGGTCTGCAAGGCCATCCGCGAGACCCTCGCGGAGATCGCCGACGCGGAGACCGCGGCCTCGGTGCGGATCCTCTACGGCGGTTCGGTGAACGCCAAGAACGTGGGCGACATCGTCGGCCAGACCGACGTCGACGGTGCTCTCGTCGGCGGCGCGTCGCTGAAGTCCGACGAGTTCGCGACCCTGTCGGCGATCGCCGCGGGTGGCCCCTTGCCCTGA
- a CDS encoding phosphoglycerate kinase, protein MGVPTLKNLLEEGVSGRGVLVRSDFNVPLDGSTITDPGRILASLPTLNALIDAGAKVIITAHLGRPKGEPDPKFSLAPVAARLGEELGRNVQLAGDVVGTDALARAEGLTDGDVLLLENIRFDPRETSKDDAEREKLAKALVELVGEDGAFVSDGFGVVHRKQASVYDVAKLLPHYAGELVAAEVDVLSKLTDEVTRPYAVVLGGSKVSDKLGVIEALAPKVDTLVIGGGMAFTFLAAQGHPVGTSLLQEDQIDVCKSLLERFGDVIHLPVDVVVADKFAADAEANTVAADAIPDGWMGLDIGPESVKRFAAVLSGAKTIFWNGPSGVFEFEKFSAGTRGVAEAIAGATGNGAFTVVGGGDSAAAVRTLGLPDSDFSHISTGGGASLEYLEGKELPGLKVLES, encoded by the coding sequence ATGGGTGTTCCCACTCTGAAGAACCTTCTGGAAGAAGGTGTTTCGGGTCGGGGTGTGCTGGTCCGCTCGGATTTCAACGTCCCGCTCGACGGGTCGACGATCACCGATCCGGGTCGCATCCTCGCCTCGCTGCCCACCCTCAACGCGCTGATCGACGCCGGTGCCAAGGTGATCATCACCGCGCACCTGGGTCGTCCGAAGGGCGAGCCCGACCCGAAGTTCTCGCTCGCGCCCGTCGCGGCGCGGCTCGGCGAGGAACTCGGCCGCAACGTGCAGCTCGCCGGTGATGTCGTCGGTACCGACGCGCTCGCCCGCGCGGAGGGTCTCACCGACGGCGACGTCCTGCTCCTGGAGAACATCCGCTTCGATCCGCGGGAGACCTCCAAGGACGACGCCGAACGCGAGAAGCTCGCGAAGGCCCTCGTCGAACTCGTCGGCGAGGACGGCGCGTTCGTGTCGGACGGCTTCGGAGTGGTCCACCGCAAGCAGGCGTCGGTCTACGACGTCGCCAAGCTGCTCCCGCACTACGCGGGAGAGCTGGTGGCGGCGGAGGTCGACGTCCTGTCGAAGCTCACCGACGAGGTGACCCGTCCCTACGCGGTCGTCCTCGGCGGCTCGAAGGTCTCCGACAAGCTCGGGGTCATCGAGGCGTTGGCTCCCAAGGTCGACACGCTGGTCATCGGCGGCGGCATGGCGTTCACCTTCCTGGCCGCACAGGGTCATCCGGTGGGCACCTCGCTGCTGCAGGAAGATCAGATCGACGTCTGCAAGAGCCTGCTGGAGCGGTTCGGCGACGTCATCCACCTGCCCGTCGACGTGGTGGTGGCCGACAAGTTCGCCGCCGACGCGGAGGCGAACACGGTGGCTGCCGACGCCATCCCGGACGGCTGGATGGGTCTCGACATCGGACCGGAATCGGTGAAGCGATTCGCCGCGGTCCTGTCGGGCGCCAAGACCATCTTCTGGAACGGCCCGTCGGGTGTGTTCGAGTTCGAGAAGTTCTCGGCCGGCACCCGCGGCGTCGCCGAGGCCATCGCCGGCGCGACCGGCAACGGTGCGTTCACCGTGGTCGGCGGCGGCGATTCCGCCGCTGCGGTGCGGACCCTCGGTCTGCCCGACAGCGACTTCTCGCACATCTCCACCGGAGGTGGCGCATCGCTGGAGTACCTCGAGGGCAAGGAACTCCCCGGACTCAAGGTGTTGGAGAGCTGA